The genomic DNA CCGGCTGCCGGACGCCACCCGACGCCACGTCCGCGAGGTCGCCGACCGGCTGGGCTATCGCCCATCGGCAGCGGCCCGAACGCTCCGTACCGGCAAGTCGGGCCTCATCGGCCTGACCGTGACGACGTACGGGGATGAACCTTTCACCTTCACGGAGTTCGCGTACTTCGCGGAGATGGCCAGAGCCGCCACCTCGGCCGCGCTCGCCCGGGGCTACGCCCTGGTCATCCTCCCCGCGACCTCGCGCCACGACGTGTGGTCCAACGTCGCCCTGGACGGCACGGTCGTCATCGACCCGTCCGACCAGGACCCGGTGGTCAGCGAGCTGGTCCGGCAGGGCTTACCGGTCGTCTCCGACGGCCGCCCGGCCGGCACGCTCCCGGTGACCGCCTGGGTCGACAACGACCACGAGGCCGCGGTGCTGGGGATCCTCGACCACCTCGCCGACGCGGGCGCCCGCCGGATCGGACTCCTCACGGGGACCACCACGGACACCTACACCCACCTGTCGACGACCGCGTACCTGCACTGGTGCGAGCGCGTCGGCCAGGACCCCGTCTACGAGGCCTACCCGGCCCACGACCCGTGCGCGGGCGCCGTCGCCGCCGACCGGCTGCTGGCCCGCCCCGACCGCCCCGACGCGGTCTACGGGCTCTTCGACCCGAACGGCACCGATCTGCTGGCCGCGGCCCGCCGCTACGGCCTGCGCGTACCGGACGACCTCCTGCTGGTCTGCTGCAGCGAGTCCACCGTGTACGCGAACACCGAACCGCCCATCACCACGCTCTCCCTGAAACCGCGCCGGATCGGCACGGCCGTGGTCCAGCTCCTCATCGACGCCATCGAGGGCCTCGAGTCGGACCAACCGGTCGAGCAGGTGATACCGACCGAGCTGATCGTGCGTACGTCGTCCGAGCGACGTCCGCCGCGTACGACGGTCAGTCCGCCCCGCTCACCCGAGCAGGGGTAGCCGGACAGTGGCCCGCGGGTAGCTCACAGGTTGCCCGCGAGCGACCCAAAGACGGCGGCCCGGTGGGGAAAGCCCCTCCCAATTAGGGCGAAAGCCGCGGTGAACCGGGGTCCTTCCCCGATTCACCACCCCTGGGTCATCACATGGCGCGATCCGCATTCCTATGATGGGCGGACGACACCGCGGGCCGCTGCGACCAGGCAGTCCGATGCGGTGCAGATGCGGCGCGATGGTGGAGGGGTCGATGACTCAGGGGGCCGGTCAGGGACCCGAGGTGGTGCGCACGGAGACGCTGCGCGACTTCCGGGTACCCGCGTACGTCCACGAGACCGGTCCGTACGCGCAGAGCACACCTCCCGACGAGGTCACCGGACCCGTCGCGGAGCCGCGGGGCTACCCTGAGAGTTACCCGGAGGGGTACACGCCCACCCAGCGCGACCTGCCGGTCATCAATCGAGGTGACACGCTTCAGGTGACCATCGACCCCACGCCCCAGTCCGTCCCCCAGTCCGCCGACGGGCCCGGCCCCCTGTACGTCGTCGGTGACGTGCACGGCTATCTCGACCAGCTCGTCGCGGCGCTCCAGGAGCAGGGCCTCGTCGACGCCGCGGGCAGCTGGTCCGCGGGCACCGCGCGGCTGTGGTTCCTCGGCGACTTCACCGACCGCGGCCCCGACGGCATCGGCGTCATCGATCTTGTGATGCGGCTGTCCGCCGAGGCGGCCGCGGCCGGCGGGTACTGCAAGGCGCTCATGGGCAACCACGAGCTGCTGCTGCTCGGCGCGAAGCGGTTCGGCGACACCCCCGTCAACTCCGGCGCGGGCACCGCCACCTTCCAGGCCGCCTGGCTGCTCAACGGCGGCCAGAAGACCGACATGGACCGCCTCCAGGACCACCACCTTCAGTGGATGGCCCGCCTCGACGCCATGGAGCAGGCGGACGGACACCTCCTGGTGCACTCGGACACCACCGCCTACCTCGACTACGGCGACTCCATCGAAGCGGTCAACGACACCATCCGCGAGACCCTCACGCGCAACGACGCGGACGAGTGCTGGGACCTGTTCCGCAAGTTCACCAAGCGCTTCGCGTTCCGCGACGACGGCGGCGCCGAGGCGGCCCGGTCCCTGCTGGACGCCTACGGCGGTACGCGCATCGTCCATGGCCACAGCCCGATTCCCTACCTCCTGGGCGAGGTCGGCTCCGAGGACGACGAGGACGGCACCGGCCCCGTGGTGGAGGGTCCGCACGTCTACGCCGACGGGCTGGCCATCGCCATGGACGGTGGAGTGACCATGGCCGGAAAGCTGCTGGTCCAGCAACTTCCCCTGGATAGCTGAACGTTCACCGGGCAGGCGTCCCACGGCGGAAGACTGTGCTGGCCAGAGGGCAATTTCTGGAAACCCCCTGTCACCGTGTGCCGTCACCGCTCTACCATCGGCTTATCCGTAGCAGGCTCCCCTCCGTTTCTGCCCGACGGCTCGTCAGCGTGCGAGCCCCAAGCCCTACGGAGCATCGGGGGATGCAGATGAACAGCGTTCCGCAGCACCTGCTGAGCGAGGACCGCCAGGAATACGAGCGGATCCTCGGTGAGGTGCTGCGCTCCGCCCCACACCGCCCGGAACTCGCCGCCGTCGACCGGCGGCTCAACACCGAACAGCTGCGCACCATGGCACTCAACGCCACCGCACTCATCACAGCGGCCGCGGCGACCGAGTACCAGCACTATGTGAAGGTCCGCGAGGAACTGCGCCAGCCGGCGCCGTCCACCCCGCCCGTCCGCGAGGAAGCCGGTGCCATGGAGCCGGGCGCGGCCGCGGTGGGGCTCGCCACCACCCTGGGAGAGGCCGCCGAGACCGCCGGGGCCGGCGCCGTCGCCGTCGTCCTCGCCCCCGTCCTCGCCGGCACCGCCGCGGCGATATTCCTGCTCGTCGGCTACATCCTGAAGATGCTCAATCCCGAGCAGGCGTTCACCCAGACCCTCCTGACCACCGGGTGGGTCTTCGGCGCGGTCACCGCGGCAGCGATCCTGGTCGCCGCGGTCGGCCTGCTGCTCACCGCTCTGCGCAACAGCCCCAGCGCCCTGGAGACCAGCGCCCAGAGCGAGCTGACCGATGAAGTGGCCCGGGCCAGGGAGGCCTGGCACGAGGCCCTGCTGGAGCGGGGCCTCCTGCCGTTCCTCCGCGAGGCACTCGCCGACCCCGGCACGGCCGCACTGGGCAGCCCCGCCCCCTCGGAGGCACCCAGCCGCATCCCGCACCTCGGCTACCACCGCCCGGGCTTCACCAGCCCCGACGGCGGGCCCGCGGCGGGCCCCCGCCCCAGCTTCACGAGCCCGGACTTCACCAGCCCGGACTTCGGGGGGCCGGAGCACCAGCCGGAGTAACACCCGGCCGAACCGGCAGTCGGCCGCGACGACCATCGGCCGGTGCGGCCGGGCCCTTCGGACCTCAGCCGGAGTGACCGGGCCGCCGGAGGCCGACCGGCGCAGCCGGAAGCAACCCACCGGAGTCCGGCCCGCGCTCACCGAGAGCGCGGGCCGGAACTTCAGCTCCGGCTCTCTCGTCCCAGTCAGTCCGCCAACGGCAGATAGACCCGGTTCCCGGCCGCCGCGAACTCCTTGGACTTCTGTGCCATGCCTTCCTCGACCTCCGTCCGCGTCCCGCCGTGCTCACGGCGGATGTCCTGGGAGATCTTCATCGAACAGAACTTCGGCCCGCACATCGAGCAGAAGTGGGCCGTCTTGGCCGGCTCCGCCGGGAGCGTCTCGTCGTGGAACTCCCGTGCCGTGTCCGGGTCGAGGGCCAGGTTGAACTGGTCCTCCCAGCGGAACTCGAACCGGGCGTCGGACAGCGCGTCGTCCCACTCCTGCGCGCCTGGGTGCCCCTTGGCGAGGTCGGCGGCATGGGCGGCGATCTTGTAGGTGATGACGCCGGTCTTGACGTCGTCACGGTTGGGCAGACCCAAGTGCTCCTTGGGCGTGACGTAGCAGAGCATCGCCGTGCCCCACCAGGCGATCATCGCGGCACCGATGCCGGAGGTGATGTGGTCGTACGCCGGCGCGACGTCCGTCGTCAGTGGGCCGAGCGTATAGAAAGGAGCTTCATCGCAGATCTCCTGCTGAAGGTCGATGTTCTCCTTGATCTTGTGCATCGGGACGTGGCCCGGGCCCTCGATCATGGTCTGTACGTTGAAACGCTTCGCGATCCGGTTGAGTTCCCCCAGAGTTCGGAGTTCCGCGAACTGCGCCTCGTCGTTGGCGTCCGCGATCGAGCCGGGACGCAGACCGTCGCCGAGGGAGTACGTGACGTCGTATGCCGCGAGGATCTCGCAGAGCTCCTCGAAGTTCTCGTACAGGAAGCTCTCCTTGTGGTGCGCCAGGCACCACGCCGCCATGATCGAGCCGCCGCGCGAGACGATCCCGGTCTTGCGGTTCGCGGTGAGCGGCACATAGGGGAGGCGCACGCCCGCATGGACCGTCATGTAGTCCACGCCCTGCTCGGCCTGTTCGATGACCGTGTCCTTGTAGATCTCCCAGGTCAGTTCCTCGGCCCTGCCGTCGACCTTCTCGAGCGCCTGGTAGAGCGGGACCGTGCCGATCGGCACGGGGGAGTTGCGCAGGACCCATTCGCGCGTGGTGTGGATGTTGCGGCCGGTGGACAGGTCCATGACGGTGTCGGCGCCCCAGCGGGTCGCCCAGGTCATCTTCTCGACCTCCTCCTCGATGGAGGAAGTGACCGCGGAGTTGCCGATGTTGGCGTTGACCTTCACCAGGAACCGCTTGCCGATGATCATCGGCTCGATCTCCGGGTGGTTGACGTTCACGGGCATTACGGCCCGTCCGGCCGCGATCTCCTCGCGCACGACCTCCGCCGAGACGTTCTCCCGGACGGCCACGAACTCCATCTCGGGCGTGATCTCGCCGCGGCGCGCGTACGCGAGCTGCGTCACGGCCTGTCCGTCACGGCCCCGGCGCGGCTGACGTGGCCGCCCCGGGAACACCGCGTCCAGGTTGCGCAGCCCGCCGCGCGGCGAGGTGTGCTTGATCCCGTCGTCCTCGGGGCGAACGGGTCGGCCCGCGTACTCCTCGGTGTCGCCGCGGGCGATGATCCAGTTCTCCCGCAGCGGCGCGAGTCCCCTGCGGACATCGGTGTCGACGGACGGGTCGGTGTACGGGCCGGAGGTGTCGTAGAGCGTCACCGACTCCCCGTTGGTGAGGTGCACCTGACGGACCGGCACCCGCAGATCGGGGCGCGAACCCGCGACGTACGCCTTGTGCCAGCCGATGGATTTCCCGGCCTCCTGGTCGCCCTGGGGCGAGGCGAGCGCCTCGCCCGTCTGGCTGGAGGCAGGCGTGCGTGCGTCCTTGTTGGTCATGAGACCTACTCCCTACGCCGGCATTACCCGGTAACAGGTTCAGCGGTCGACGCAGCAATGTCCGCCCGACGATGTTCCACGTGAAACATCGCGGATGCGGAGGTCAGCGCCCTCTCAGCCCGGTGCTCCGAGCTCCCGCGTGTGCAAAGGTCCTCTCACGCTAGCGTCTGATTGGGCGAGCTGAACAGTGGGCCCCTCCCGTTCTTGCGATGATCGGTCGGTGACCACGACGCAACAGCCCCCATTCCCGCCGTCCGAGCCTCCGCGCGGCCAAGGCCCCGGCGGCGGCCGTGGACAAAGCGACGGTCCGGGGGGCCACAGCCCTGGAGACGGCCATGACCATGGCCAGGGCTCCGGAGGCGGGAACGGTCCCGGCCACTCGCACAGTCACAGTCATGGCCCGGCCGCCCCCGTTTCCCAACATCTGCGCAAGGTCATCGCCGCGATCCTGATCCCGTTCGCCGTGGCGGTCGTAGTGGGTCTCGCGGTGCTGTGGCCGGGCGGTGTCCCGGGACATGAGCGCAGCGGTGTGGGCTTCGACCGGCAGACCCAGCAGGCCACGGTCACCAAGGTCGACGAGGTCGACTGCAAGTCCGTGAACGCCTCGGGTGACACCCCGACCGGCGACACCTCCACCGCCGAAGGCTCCTCTGCCCAGCAGCAGGCCAGTGGCACCTGCAAGAAGGCAACCATCCGCGTCGACACCGGCAAGGACAAGGGCCGTACGTTCACCGAGATCGTCCAGCCGGACCAGACACGGCAGTTGCACCAGGGCGAGAAGGTCGTGGTCGCCTACGAACCCTCCGCACCCAAGAACTTGCAGTATTCGGTCACCGATGTGGAGCGCAAGTTCCCCATGGCTTTGCTCGCCGGCATCTTCGCACTCGCCGTCGTCGTCGTGGGCCGGATGCGCGGCGTCATGGCGCTGGTCGCGCTGGCCATCAGCTTCATGGTGCTGACCTTGTTCATCCTGCCCGCGATCCTGGAGGGCTCGAATCCACTGATCGTGGCGGTGGTCGGGGCGAGCGCCATCATGTTGATCGCGCTCTACATGTGTCACGGTCTTTCAGCCCGGACATCGGTGGCCGTACTGGGCACGCTGCTCTCGTTGGTGCTGATCGGCCTGCTCGGCTCACAGTTCATCGGCTGGGCCGCGCTGACCGGCAACACGGACGACAACACTGGCCTGATCCACGGCCTGTACCCGCACATCGACATGAGTGGTCTGCTGCTGGCGGGCGTGATCATCGGTTCCCTCGGTGTTCTCGACGACGTGACGGTCACTCAGACGTCGGCGGTATGGGAGCTGCACGAGGCCAATCCGACGATGGGCTGGCGCGGTCTGTATCGCGCGGGCATCCGCATCGGCCGCGACCACATCGCGTCGGTCGTCAACACGTTGGTCCTGGCGTATGCGGGTGCCGCCCTGCCCCTGCTGCTCCTCTTCTCGATCGCGCAGAGCAGCGTCGGCACGGTCGCCAACAGCGAACTGGTCGCCGAGGAGATCGTCCGCACACTCGTCGGCTCGATCGGCCTGGTCGCCTCTGTTCCCGTCACCACGGCCCTGGCCGCCCTGGTGGTCTCGGCGGACCGCCCGGGAACGCCCGCACCGGCTGCGGCCGCACCGCTGCGCTCCGGGAGGGGGCGCCGCCGCAAGCGCTGACGTCCACTCCAGGGCGGGGCGCAT from Streptomyces avermitilis MA-4680 = NBRC 14893 includes the following:
- a CDS encoding LacI family DNA-binding transcriptional regulator, whose product is MTAAGKHQVSRAETSRRGGRPGRAGIRDVAAAAGVSITTVSDALNGKGRLPDATRRHVREVADRLGYRPSAAARTLRTGKSGLIGLTVTTYGDEPFTFTEFAYFAEMARAATSAALARGYALVILPATSRHDVWSNVALDGTVVIDPSDQDPVVSELVRQGLPVVSDGRPAGTLPVTAWVDNDHEAAVLGILDHLADAGARRIGLLTGTTTDTYTHLSTTAYLHWCERVGQDPVYEAYPAHDPCAGAVAADRLLARPDRPDAVYGLFDPNGTDLLAAARRYGLRVPDDLLLVCCSESTVYANTEPPITTLSLKPRRIGTAVVQLLIDAIEGLESDQPVEQVIPTELIVRTSSERRPPRTTVSPPRSPEQG
- the thiC gene encoding phosphomethylpyrimidine synthase ThiC, producing the protein MTNKDARTPASSQTGEALASPQGDQEAGKSIGWHKAYVAGSRPDLRVPVRQVHLTNGESVTLYDTSGPYTDPSVDTDVRRGLAPLRENWIIARGDTEEYAGRPVRPEDDGIKHTSPRGGLRNLDAVFPGRPRQPRRGRDGQAVTQLAYARRGEITPEMEFVAVRENVSAEVVREEIAAGRAVMPVNVNHPEIEPMIIGKRFLVKVNANIGNSAVTSSIEEEVEKMTWATRWGADTVMDLSTGRNIHTTREWVLRNSPVPIGTVPLYQALEKVDGRAEELTWEIYKDTVIEQAEQGVDYMTVHAGVRLPYVPLTANRKTGIVSRGGSIMAAWCLAHHKESFLYENFEELCEILAAYDVTYSLGDGLRPGSIADANDEAQFAELRTLGELNRIAKRFNVQTMIEGPGHVPMHKIKENIDLQQEICDEAPFYTLGPLTTDVAPAYDHITSGIGAAMIAWWGTAMLCYVTPKEHLGLPNRDDVKTGVITYKIAAHAADLAKGHPGAQEWDDALSDARFEFRWEDQFNLALDPDTAREFHDETLPAEPAKTAHFCSMCGPKFCSMKISQDIRREHGGTRTEVEEGMAQKSKEFAAAGNRVYLPLAD
- a CDS encoding YibE/F family protein — translated: MTTTQQPPFPPSEPPRGQGPGGGRGQSDGPGGHSPGDGHDHGQGSGGGNGPGHSHSHSHGPAAPVSQHLRKVIAAILIPFAVAVVVGLAVLWPGGVPGHERSGVGFDRQTQQATVTKVDEVDCKSVNASGDTPTGDTSTAEGSSAQQQASGTCKKATIRVDTGKDKGRTFTEIVQPDQTRQLHQGEKVVVAYEPSAPKNLQYSVTDVERKFPMALLAGIFALAVVVVGRMRGVMALVALAISFMVLTLFILPAILEGSNPLIVAVVGASAIMLIALYMCHGLSARTSVAVLGTLLSLVLIGLLGSQFIGWAALTGNTDDNTGLIHGLYPHIDMSGLLLAGVIIGSLGVLDDVTVTQTSAVWELHEANPTMGWRGLYRAGIRIGRDHIASVVNTLVLAYAGAALPLLLLFSIAQSSVGTVANSELVAEEIVRTLVGSIGLVASVPVTTALAALVVSADRPGTPAPAAAAPLRSGRGRRRKR
- a CDS encoding metallophosphoesterase; this encodes MVEGSMTQGAGQGPEVVRTETLRDFRVPAYVHETGPYAQSTPPDEVTGPVAEPRGYPESYPEGYTPTQRDLPVINRGDTLQVTIDPTPQSVPQSADGPGPLYVVGDVHGYLDQLVAALQEQGLVDAAGSWSAGTARLWFLGDFTDRGPDGIGVIDLVMRLSAEAAAAGGYCKALMGNHELLLLGAKRFGDTPVNSGAGTATFQAAWLLNGGQKTDMDRLQDHHLQWMARLDAMEQADGHLLVHSDTTAYLDYGDSIEAVNDTIRETLTRNDADECWDLFRKFTKRFAFRDDGGAEAARSLLDAYGGTRIVHGHSPIPYLLGEVGSEDDEDGTGPVVEGPHVYADGLAIAMDGGVTMAGKLLVQQLPLDS